The following are encoded in a window of Camelus ferus isolate YT-003-E chromosome 20, BCGSAC_Cfer_1.0, whole genome shotgun sequence genomic DNA:
- the ZKSCAN8 gene encoding zinc finger protein with KRAB and SCAN domains 8, translated as MAAESRKSVAPSPPDQTPEEDLVIVKVEEDHGWDQESSLHESNPPGQELFRLRFRKLCYQETLGPREALIQLRALCHQWLRPDLNTKEQILELLVLEQFLTILPEELQTLVKEHQLENGEEVVTLLEDLERQIDILGRPVPARAHGHRVLWEEVVHSESAPEPPDTQPQPVATQHKSPVLQGSQERAMSASQSPTPSQKGSPGDQEMTAALLTAGFQTLEKIEDMAVSLIREEWLLDPSQKDLSRDNRPENYRNMFSLGGETRNENRELVSKQVISSGIQPHGETAAKCNGDVIGGLERGEARDLLGTLERQRGNPTQERRHKCDECGKSFAQSSGLVRHWRIHTGEKPYQCNVCGKAFSYRSALLSHQDIHNKVKRYHCKECGKAFSQNTGLILHQRIHTGEKPYQCNQCGKAFSQSAGLILHQRIHSGERPYECNECGKAFSHSSHLIGHQRIHTGEKPYECDECGKTFRRSSHLIGHQRSHTGEKPYKCNECGRAFSQKSGLIEHQRIHTGERPYKCKECGKAFNGNTGLIQHLRIHTGEKPYQCNECGKAFIQRSSLIRHQRIHSGEKSESTGV; from the exons ATGGCTGCAGAATCAAGAAAGTCTGTAGCCCCATCCCCACCAGACCAGACTCCTGAAGAGGACCTTGTAATTGTCAAGGTAGAGGAAGATCATGGTTGGGACCAGGAATCAAGTCTACATGAAAGTAACCCTCCTGGCCAAGAGCTGTTCCGCCTGCGCTTCAGGAAGTTATGCTACCAGGAGACACTAGGACCCCGAGAAGCTCTGATCCAACTCCGGGCACTTTGCCATCAGTGGCTGAGGCCAGATTTGAACACCAAGGAGCAGATCCTAGAGCTTCTAGTGCTGGAGCAGTTCCTGACCATCCTGCCCGAGGAGCTCCAGACTCTGGTTAAGGAGCATCAGCTGGAGAATGGAGAGGAGGTGGTGACACTATTGGAAGATTTGGAAAGGCAAATTGATATACTGGGACGGCCG GTCCCGGCTCGTGCACATGGACATAGGGTACTCTGGGAGGAGGTGGTGCATTCGGAATCTGCACCCGAGCCTCCAGATACTCAGCCCCAACCTGTGGCAACCCAGCACAAATCTCCAGTGCTCCAAGGGTCACAAGAGAGAG CCATGTCTGCTTCACAGAGTCCTACCCCTTCCCAGAAAGGAAGTCCTGGAGACCAGGAGATGACAGCTGCGCTTCTCACAGCAGGGTTCCAG aCTTTGGAGAAGATCGAAGATATGGCTGTTTCCCTAATTCGAGAGGAGTGGCTTCTTGATCCATCACAGAAGGATCTGAGTAGAGATAACAGGCCAGAGAATTACAGAAACATGTTCTCCCTGG gtgGTGAGACCAGGAATGAGAACAGGGAATTAGTTTCGAAACAGGTAATATCTTCTGGAATCCAGCCACATGGAGAGACAGCTGCCAAATGCAACGGGGATGTTATCGGGGGTCTTGAGCGTGGAGAAGCCCGAGACCTTCTGGGCACATTAGAGAGGCAGCGGGGAAATCCTACCCAAGAAAGACGGCATAAATGTGATGAATGTGGGAAGAGCTTTGCTCAGAGTTCAGGCCTTGTTCGCCACTGGAGAATCCACACTGGGGAAAAACCCTATCAGTGTAATGTGTGTGGTAAAGCCTTCAGTTACAGGTCAGCCCTTCTTTCCCACCAGGATATCCACAACAAAGTAAAACGCTACCACTGTAaggagtgtgggaaagccttcagtcaAAACACAGGCCTGATCCTGCACCAAAGAATCCATACTGGGGAGAAGCCATATCAGTGCAATCagtgtgggaaggctttcagtcaGAGTGCGGGCCTTATTCTGCACCAGAGAATCCACAGTGGGGAGAGACCTTATGAATGTAATGagtgtgggaaagctttcagtcatAGCTCACACCTCATTGGacatcagagaatccacactggggagaagccctatGAGTGTGATGAGTGTGGGAAAACCTTCAGGCGGAGCTCACATCTTATTGGCCATCAGAGAagccacactggggagaaaccctACAAATGCAATGAGTGTGGGAGGGCCTTCAGTCAAAAGTCAGGCCTCATTGAacatcagagaatccacactggagaaCGACCCTATaaatgtaaagaatgtgggaaagctttcaatGGGAACACTGGCCTCATTCAGCATCTGAGAATTCACACGGGGGAGAAACCCTATCAATGTaatgagtgtgggaaagcctttattcAGAGGTCAAGTCTCATTCGACATCAGAGAATCCACAGTGGGGAAAAATCTGAATCCACTGGAGTTTAG